A single genomic interval of Lynx canadensis isolate LIC74 chromosome A2, mLynCan4.pri.v2, whole genome shotgun sequence harbors:
- the UBXN6 gene encoding UBX domain-containing protein 6 isoform X1: MKKFFQEIKADIKFKSAGPGQKLTESVGERAPRGKPNQPALQQPRQGPTNEAQMAAAAALARLEQKQPRARGPTSQESIRNQVRKELQAEATVSGSPEAPGTNKVPEPREEGSTQLAVPAVCFTCPLTGATLRKDQRDAHIKEAILSHFSTDPVAASIMKIHTFNRDRDRVKLGVDTIAKYLDNICLHPEEEKYRKIKLQNRVFQERINCLEGTHEFFEAVGFQKALLPVPDQEGPEEFYVLSEAALAQPQSLRKHKEQLLVAEPVRATLARQRRVFQPSPLASQFDLPGDFFNLTAEEVKREQRLRSEAVERLSVLRTKAMREREEQRERRRYTYTLLRVRFPDGCLLQGTFYARERVAALYAFVREALQSDWLPFELLASGGQRLSEEESPAFDECGLVPSALLTFSWDAALLEDLRAAGAEPDSSILKPELLSTIEKLS; this comes from the exons ATGAAGAAATTCTTCCAGGAGATCAAGGCTGACATCAAGTTCAAGAGTGCGGGGCCTGGTCAGAAGCTCACGGAGTCCGTGGG GGAGAGGGCCCCCAGAGGGAAACCCAACCAGCCCGCGCTCCAGCAGCCCCGCCAGGGACCCACCAACGAGGCCCAGATGGCAGCCGCGGCAGCCCTGGCCCGGCTCGAACAGAAGCAGCCCAGGGCCCGGGGCCCCACGTCGCAGGAGTCCATCCGGAACCAGG tGAGAAAGGAACTTCAGGCCGAAGCCACTGTCAGCGGGAGCCCAGAGGCCCCGGGGACCAACAAG GTGCCTGAGCCCAGAGAGGAGGGCTCGACCCAGCTGGCAGTGCCCGCCGTGTGCTTCACCTGCCCGCTCACGGGGGCCACGCTCAGGAAGGACCAGCGGGATGCGCACATCAAAGAGGCCATTCTCTCG cacttCTCCACCGACCCCGTGGCTGCCTCCATCATGAAGATCCACACGTTCAACAGAGACCGGGACAGGGTGAAGCTGGGTGTGGACACCATCGCCAA GTACCTGGACAACATCTGCCTGCACCCCGAGGAAGAGAAGTACAGGAAGATCAAGCTGCAGAACCGCGTGTTTCAG GAGCGAATTAACTGCCTGGAAGGGACCCACGAGTTTTTTGAGGCCGTCGGCTTCCAGAAGGCCCTGCTTCCGGTGCCCGATCAGG AGGGCCCCGAGGAGTTCTACGTGCTGAGCGAGGCcgccctggcccagccccagaGCCTGCGGAAGCACAAGGAGCAGCTGCTGGTCGCCGAGCCCGTGCGGGCCACGCTGGCCCGCCAGCGCCGCGTCTTCCAGCCCTCGCCCCTGGCCTCCCAGTTTGACCTGCCCGGGGACTTCTTCAACCTCACGGCGGAGGAGGTCAAGCGGGAACAGAGGCTCAGGTCCGAGGCCGTGGAGCGGCTGAGTGTGCTGCGGACCAAGGCCATgcgggagagggaggagcagagagagcggcgCAGATACACGTACACGCTGCTGCGCGTCCGCTTCCCCGACGGCTGCCTGCTCCAGG gcaccttctaCGCCCGGGAGCGGGTGGCCGCGCTGTATGCCTTCGTCCGGGAGGCCTTGCAGAGCGACTGGCTGCCTTTCGAGCTGCTGGCCTCTGGCGGGCAGAGGTTGTCGGAGGAGGAGAGCCCGGCCTTCGACGAGTGCGGGCTG GTGCCCTCCGCCCTCCTGACCTTCTCGTGGGACGCAGCCCTGCTGGAGGACCTCAGGGCCGCAGGGGCGGAACCGGACTCTTCTATCCTGAAACCTGAGCTCCTGTCGACCATCGAGAAGCTCTCGTGA
- the UBXN6 gene encoding UBX domain-containing protein 6 isoform X2, whose protein sequence is MRERAPRGKPNQPALQQPRQGPTNEAQMAAAAALARLEQKQPRARGPTSQESIRNQVRKELQAEATVSGSPEAPGTNKVPEPREEGSTQLAVPAVCFTCPLTGATLRKDQRDAHIKEAILSHFSTDPVAASIMKIHTFNRDRDRVKLGVDTIAKYLDNICLHPEEEKYRKIKLQNRVFQERINCLEGTHEFFEAVGFQKALLPVPDQEGPEEFYVLSEAALAQPQSLRKHKEQLLVAEPVRATLARQRRVFQPSPLASQFDLPGDFFNLTAEEVKREQRLRSEAVERLSVLRTKAMREREEQRERRRYTYTLLRVRFPDGCLLQGTFYARERVAALYAFVREALQSDWLPFELLASGGQRLSEEESPAFDECGLVPSALLTFSWDAALLEDLRAAGAEPDSSILKPELLSTIEKLS, encoded by the exons ATGAG GGAGAGGGCCCCCAGAGGGAAACCCAACCAGCCCGCGCTCCAGCAGCCCCGCCAGGGACCCACCAACGAGGCCCAGATGGCAGCCGCGGCAGCCCTGGCCCGGCTCGAACAGAAGCAGCCCAGGGCCCGGGGCCCCACGTCGCAGGAGTCCATCCGGAACCAGG tGAGAAAGGAACTTCAGGCCGAAGCCACTGTCAGCGGGAGCCCAGAGGCCCCGGGGACCAACAAG GTGCCTGAGCCCAGAGAGGAGGGCTCGACCCAGCTGGCAGTGCCCGCCGTGTGCTTCACCTGCCCGCTCACGGGGGCCACGCTCAGGAAGGACCAGCGGGATGCGCACATCAAAGAGGCCATTCTCTCG cacttCTCCACCGACCCCGTGGCTGCCTCCATCATGAAGATCCACACGTTCAACAGAGACCGGGACAGGGTGAAGCTGGGTGTGGACACCATCGCCAA GTACCTGGACAACATCTGCCTGCACCCCGAGGAAGAGAAGTACAGGAAGATCAAGCTGCAGAACCGCGTGTTTCAG GAGCGAATTAACTGCCTGGAAGGGACCCACGAGTTTTTTGAGGCCGTCGGCTTCCAGAAGGCCCTGCTTCCGGTGCCCGATCAGG AGGGCCCCGAGGAGTTCTACGTGCTGAGCGAGGCcgccctggcccagccccagaGCCTGCGGAAGCACAAGGAGCAGCTGCTGGTCGCCGAGCCCGTGCGGGCCACGCTGGCCCGCCAGCGCCGCGTCTTCCAGCCCTCGCCCCTGGCCTCCCAGTTTGACCTGCCCGGGGACTTCTTCAACCTCACGGCGGAGGAGGTCAAGCGGGAACAGAGGCTCAGGTCCGAGGCCGTGGAGCGGCTGAGTGTGCTGCGGACCAAGGCCATgcgggagagggaggagcagagagagcggcgCAGATACACGTACACGCTGCTGCGCGTCCGCTTCCCCGACGGCTGCCTGCTCCAGG gcaccttctaCGCCCGGGAGCGGGTGGCCGCGCTGTATGCCTTCGTCCGGGAGGCCTTGCAGAGCGACTGGCTGCCTTTCGAGCTGCTGGCCTCTGGCGGGCAGAGGTTGTCGGAGGAGGAGAGCCCGGCCTTCGACGAGTGCGGGCTG GTGCCCTCCGCCCTCCTGACCTTCTCGTGGGACGCAGCCCTGCTGGAGGACCTCAGGGCCGCAGGGGCGGAACCGGACTCTTCTATCCTGAAACCTGAGCTCCTGTCGACCATCGAGAAGCTCTCGTGA